A single region of the Arthrobacter sp. zg-Y820 genome encodes:
- a CDS encoding PQQ-dependent sugar dehydrogenase, which translates to MTVTRRGLAQSPGHPTDASKTSAKRARRGSMALALAALMAVSLAAAPAQAKPRPGAPEAPPPDSAFQKVTLNDFPGEPVDLAVLPNKDVLHTTRQGEVWLNDAATGLNTLAGTLDVYEHDEEGLQSIAIDPKFGKRGHNWVYMYYSPPLDTPVDDPATPGVNEGDAPATGTPADFEPFKGYLQLSRFRFDGSTINLASEQRMLEVPVDRGLCCHVGGDIVFDAQGNLYLSTGDDTNPFSSGGYSPLDERPESNPAYDAQRTSGNTNDLRGKVLRITPQRDGGYTIPKGNLFRPGTPLTRPEIYVMGLRNPFRIELDRKTGELFIADYSPDAGSADPLRGPAGTGKWAVVTKPSNYGWPYCATAELPYVDYDFATNTSGAAFNCAAPVNESPNNTGLRRLPPVAQPEVWYSYDASENFPELGSGGIGPMAGPVYDFDKKASKGRSSVAWPKYYDGKSFLYEWTRDYIKAMTMKRGELASIEDVVSSMVVDNPMDMEFGPDGALYVLEYGDGYFGENPDAQLSRIDYIGEGGNHSPVAVASGNPTVGLPPLTVQFSSAGTTDADGDRLRYAWDFNSDGVVDSRNPNPTHTYEEIGTYRASLQVTDQGGKHRGKSSSAEVVVEVGNQAPVVEFVTPVAGQTFQFGDTVSYEVVVTDDQPVDCSQVQVTYILGHDAHGHPQTSTTGCTGTITTTVPEGHDPGVDNLSGVFSASYTDAGDGGTGPLTGTAEVVLTPTS; encoded by the coding sequence ATGACAGTCACAAGACGCGGGTTAGCTCAATCACCCGGGCATCCGACGGATGCCAGCAAAACTTCGGCCAAGCGTGCACGGCGCGGCAGCATGGCGCTGGCGCTGGCCGCGCTGATGGCCGTATCGCTTGCGGCAGCTCCGGCACAGGCGAAACCGCGGCCGGGGGCGCCCGAAGCGCCTCCGCCGGACTCGGCGTTCCAAAAAGTAACCCTGAACGACTTCCCGGGCGAACCCGTCGATCTCGCGGTGCTGCCCAATAAGGACGTCCTGCATACCACCCGCCAGGGTGAGGTATGGCTGAACGACGCCGCCACGGGCCTGAATACCCTGGCGGGGACCCTCGACGTCTATGAGCACGACGAAGAAGGTTTGCAGAGCATCGCGATTGATCCGAAGTTCGGGAAAAGAGGCCACAACTGGGTCTACATGTACTATTCCCCGCCCCTGGATACGCCGGTTGATGATCCGGCAACCCCGGGTGTCAACGAGGGCGATGCGCCTGCCACGGGTACGCCCGCGGATTTTGAGCCCTTCAAGGGATACCTCCAGCTGTCGAGGTTCCGGTTCGACGGCTCCACCATCAACCTGGCCAGCGAACAGCGGATGCTGGAGGTGCCCGTAGACCGCGGCCTCTGCTGCCATGTCGGGGGCGACATCGTTTTCGACGCCCAGGGGAACCTTTACCTCTCCACGGGTGACGACACCAATCCCTTCTCGTCCGGCGGCTACAGCCCGCTCGACGAACGGCCCGAAAGCAACCCGGCGTACGATGCCCAGCGGACCTCCGGCAACACAAACGACCTCCGCGGCAAGGTGCTGCGGATAACCCCCCAGAGAGACGGCGGATACACTATCCCCAAGGGAAACCTCTTTCGGCCAGGAACTCCTCTCACGCGTCCCGAAATCTACGTGATGGGGCTGCGTAACCCGTTCCGCATTGAACTGGACCGGAAGACCGGCGAGCTCTTCATCGCGGATTATTCACCCGACGCCGGCAGCGCCGACCCACTCCGGGGTCCGGCGGGAACCGGCAAATGGGCAGTTGTGACCAAGCCGTCCAACTACGGCTGGCCCTACTGCGCCACCGCAGAGCTCCCTTACGTGGACTACGACTTCGCCACCAATACCTCCGGTGCGGCGTTCAACTGCGCGGCACCCGTAAACGAGTCGCCCAACAACACGGGTCTGCGCAGGCTGCCCCCGGTGGCCCAGCCTGAGGTCTGGTATTCCTACGACGCTTCCGAGAACTTCCCGGAACTGGGCTCCGGCGGAATCGGCCCGATGGCCGGCCCGGTCTACGATTTCGACAAGAAGGCGAGCAAGGGACGGTCGTCCGTGGCCTGGCCGAAATACTACGACGGCAAGTCGTTCCTGTACGAGTGGACACGTGACTACATCAAGGCGATGACCATGAAGAGGGGCGAGCTCGCCTCGATCGAGGACGTCGTCAGCTCAATGGTGGTCGACAACCCCATGGATATGGAGTTCGGCCCTGACGGCGCGCTGTACGTACTGGAGTACGGTGACGGGTATTTCGGTGAGAACCCGGACGCCCAGCTCTCCCGCATCGACTACATCGGCGAGGGCGGGAACCACAGCCCGGTAGCCGTGGCTTCCGGTAATCCCACCGTGGGCCTGCCTCCCCTGACCGTCCAGTTCTCCAGCGCGGGCACCACGGACGCGGACGGCGACAGGCTGCGCTACGCATGGGACTTCAATTCCGATGGCGTGGTGGACTCGCGGAATCCCAATCCGACGCACACCTATGAAGAGATCGGAACCTACAGGGCAAGCCTCCAGGTGACCGATCAGGGTGGCAAGCACAGGGGCAAGTCCTCGTCCGCGGAGGTTGTTGTTGAAGTAGGCAACCAGGCGCCGGTGGTGGAGTTTGTGACGCCTGTCGCAGGTCAAACCTTCCAGTTCGGTGACACCGTCAGCTACGAAGTTGTCGTCACCGACGACCAGCCTGTGGATTGCTCTCAGGTCCAGGTCACCTACATTCTGGGTCACGACGCCCACGGTCACCCGCAAACGAGCACCACGGGCTGCACCGGGACCATCACCACCACCGTGCCTGAGGGGCATGATCCCGGCGTCGACAACCTGTCGGGCGTTTTCAGTGCTTCCTACACGGATGCGGGTGATGGTGGAACGGGTCCCTTGACCGGAACCGCCGAAGTTGTTCTGACTCCCACCAGCTAG
- a CDS encoding ROK family protein, with the protein MTAAAQGKNTARTYLGSNRDSSRQHNLSTVLQLVHSTAGVSRAQLTRTTGLNRSTIGALVSELSQLGLVIESDIDQAQQHGRPSIMIEPSPATLALSVNPDVDVVSVALVSLGGRIVNAVRFHTVRAPSAVEVVNIVSAVYSGMRTALPPGHRVVGVGLAIPGLVEPGGGKVIEAPHLGWRDEPLPALLSDALQLRTVSANDAVVGAIAQAAFGAGQDVPDLVYLYGGASGIGGGIMSGGHLVRGATGFAGQLGHTHVRTNGAACTCGSSGCLEAEVTREALIKAIGLPPGETENLEEILMEKLQDGSAGDEVRSVIQQQVGLLAVGLKTVISLVNPSVVVLGGFLRILVRAAPGALDEALHGSGIRGPWENVRIELAPLGDDPILIGAAELVFEPLLSDPAGFLQGPAGESQAGE; encoded by the coding sequence ATGACTGCCGCGGCACAGGGCAAGAACACCGCGCGCACGTACCTCGGCAGCAATCGCGATTCGAGCCGCCAGCACAACCTGTCCACAGTCCTGCAGCTCGTGCACTCCACGGCCGGCGTATCCCGTGCCCAGCTCACGCGGACCACAGGACTCAACCGTTCCACCATTGGGGCGCTGGTCTCTGAGCTTTCACAGCTGGGGCTGGTGATCGAAAGCGACATTGATCAGGCCCAGCAGCACGGCCGTCCGAGCATCATGATCGAGCCGAGCCCCGCCACCCTGGCCTTGTCCGTCAACCCGGACGTCGACGTCGTCAGCGTCGCCCTGGTCTCGCTGGGCGGCCGCATCGTCAACGCAGTCCGTTTCCACACTGTCAGGGCTCCGTCAGCAGTCGAAGTGGTAAACATTGTGTCCGCGGTCTACTCAGGCATGCGTACTGCACTGCCGCCCGGGCACCGTGTCGTGGGTGTCGGACTCGCCATTCCCGGGCTGGTGGAACCCGGCGGCGGAAAAGTCATAGAGGCACCGCATCTCGGCTGGCGTGACGAGCCGCTTCCCGCCCTGCTCAGCGACGCGCTCCAGCTGAGGACAGTCAGCGCCAACGACGCCGTAGTGGGGGCGATTGCGCAGGCTGCCTTCGGAGCCGGGCAGGACGTTCCGGACCTGGTGTACCTCTACGGCGGGGCAAGCGGGATTGGCGGCGGAATCATGAGCGGCGGCCATTTGGTGCGGGGCGCAACCGGGTTCGCCGGACAGCTGGGCCACACCCATGTGCGCACAAATGGTGCCGCCTGCACCTGTGGCTCCAGTGGCTGCCTCGAGGCCGAGGTCACCAGGGAAGCGCTTATCAAAGCCATCGGTCTGCCGCCCGGCGAGACCGAGAACCTCGAAGAAATCCTCATGGAGAAGCTTCAGGACGGGTCCGCGGGTGATGAGGTGCGGTCGGTGATCCAGCAGCAGGTCGGCTTGCTCGCTGTGGGATTGAAAACAGTGATCAGCCTCGTCAACCCCTCAGTTGTGGTTTTGGGAGGGTTCCTCCGCATCTTGGTCCGTGCAGCACCGGGCGCCTTGGACGAGGCGCTGCACGGGTCCGGCATCCGCGGGCCATGGGAGAACGTGAGAATTGAGCTTGCTCCGCTTGGGGACGATCCCATCCTGATAGGAGCAGCGGAGCTGGTTTTCGAACCTTTGCTGTCAGACCCGGCAGGCTTCCTGCAGGGGCCGGCGGGCGAATCACAGGCAGGCGAATAA
- a CDS encoding polyprenyl synthetase family protein codes for MNFLNTEYALETDADLDLVEEVLDWFFTDAKLRAVSVHPAYLSLWEAIERSAASGKRFRPRLLLLAYRQLGGTEPAAAARLAAAYELLHNAFLIHDDVIDRDIMRHGVPNVSGHYSNKARRAGASASAAQHAGMTSGLLAGDLVLAGAYRLHGSVETCAKVREKLDGILDYAVFSSIGGELLDVEFARAVEMPSPEEIRTVARRKTSVYSFEAPLQAGAVLAGAAASVAATLAAFGRDAGIAYQIADDVLGVFGQEQHTGKTNWGDLREGKRTAMLSYAATKPQWGRIAELIGSDRMTAAEAQRVRTLLTECGAREHAVQLASEHAQSALKQLGEEVPAGLGETLEGLLSSVVDGLRSL; via the coding sequence GTGAACTTCCTTAACACAGAGTACGCACTGGAAACGGATGCCGATCTGGACCTGGTTGAAGAAGTGCTGGACTGGTTCTTCACGGACGCCAAGCTGCGCGCGGTCTCCGTCCATCCGGCCTACCTCAGCCTTTGGGAAGCCATCGAACGGAGCGCCGCCAGCGGAAAACGCTTTCGCCCGCGTCTTCTTCTGCTGGCCTACCGCCAGCTGGGAGGAACGGAGCCCGCCGCCGCGGCCAGGCTCGCAGCCGCCTATGAACTCCTCCACAATGCGTTCCTCATCCATGACGACGTCATCGACAGGGACATCATGAGGCACGGCGTTCCCAACGTCTCCGGGCACTACAGCAACAAGGCCCGGCGCGCAGGCGCTTCGGCCTCGGCCGCCCAGCATGCCGGCATGACATCCGGACTCCTTGCCGGAGACCTGGTCCTTGCCGGGGCCTACCGCCTCCACGGAAGCGTCGAAACGTGCGCCAAGGTCCGGGAGAAACTCGACGGCATCCTGGACTACGCAGTGTTCTCCTCGATCGGCGGAGAACTCCTGGATGTCGAATTCGCCCGCGCCGTGGAGATGCCCTCGCCGGAGGAGATCCGGACGGTGGCCCGCCGAAAAACGTCCGTCTACTCCTTTGAAGCCCCGCTTCAGGCCGGCGCGGTGCTGGCGGGAGCCGCGGCCTCCGTTGCAGCAACACTCGCAGCCTTCGGACGCGACGCCGGAATTGCCTACCAGATTGCTGATGACGTCCTCGGGGTTTTCGGGCAGGAACAGCACACCGGAAAGACGAACTGGGGAGACCTCAGGGAAGGCAAACGGACAGCCATGCTCTCCTACGCGGCGACGAAACCTCAGTGGGGGCGGATTGCGGAACTCATAGGATCCGACCGGATGACGGCTGCGGAGGCGCAAAGAGTCCGTACCCTGCTGACGGAATGCGGGGCGCGGGAACACGCTGTCCAACTGGCATCCGAGCATGCCCAGTCCGCCCTCAAGCAATTGGGAGAGGAAGTGCCGGCTGGGCTCGGCGAGACCTTGGAAGGACTTCTGTCTTCGGTGGTTGACGGTCTTCGTTCGCTTTGA